The genomic region TGTACTTCCCTGAACAGCAGAATTCCTAGTCTTCAAATTTTGTAGAATTTGACTTATCTGCAAAGGCAGATATTCCTTTATTGCTGCTGTAAATCAGAGCAATGGTACTGAATTCTATGACAAAGAGAACAATAACACATTGTTTTTTTATGGTAGTAACATATAATGCTGACCTATCATTGATAATTTATGTAATGTTAAAGATATGGTAGATTGCCTATTTTCTGGTTTTGTGCTGCATATATAGTTTGATTAGCAGTctgatatttttacttttttcacttgaaTGTGGATTTCATGCAGGTGCTGCAGTGGACTGAGTCACAGACATGGCATATGGGTACCTAAAACTAAGGGAAACATtagtttttttaatcatttagtTATAAGTGTCCTGCAAATGACTAAGTGCCCATTATTATGCTTGAATTACTTAAGAGTGGAGCATAAATGGAGAAATGGATAATGTGTGCAAACAGTCTCACATTACTTATCACTAGCCAATTTTAAGTAGGCCTACCGCAGTCATTGGTTTAggcatcaattttttttcttttctgagtaCTGTAATCATTGGTTTAAGCATcagtgattttctttctttctttagtgaaATGTATGTATCTTTAATATGAAAAGGTCTGTTAGTTGGATTAGTTGAAAAGGTTATCACAgtcttctttttattatgaatgaaaatgcattTATGTTGGGAAATGTATTAGTTTGCAACAAAATAAGATTGATGACCATCATTTTTCCTTGTgttgaggatgatagtaatatcacTCTGTACAAAAAAATGTggttaaaaaccttttttttcaaataattttcatttacattttgttAATTTCTTTCTAGACAAGAAATACAGTGTGATTCACTTCACGGGCTACCTGAAATCCTGGGCTCCCACCAAAGACCCCTTGGAAGAGGACTCGGAAAGTGACTCCGACTCGTGCAATCTCTCCTGCTTGGTATGAGTTTTGTGTAGTCTTTCTGTCCATTTTCTGtgagttattgttttgttgttttgagtCAAGAGActgttagattttttctttcttttttcctttccattttttgtgaatatttacataatataagtCCCTGTTTTGATATGTGATTGACTTACTTTGAATtgaacaaagatgataacaaaaatgataaagaaatttaattagataatgataacagtaaaaaaagaaaaagaaaggaagttgaGTTTATGAAGGTTTTAGTTAGAATATAACACatgttgtctttatcataatcgtgagacaaaaaaagaaaagaaaaaaggagaaatgaaaagagaataagataaagacaaagaaaaagaattttgACTAGTTCATGAAATCTCTGTAGGTTGCAGTTGGCCGTGTTCACCCCCCTCTATTGGCATCTAGTACACGCGAGACATCAAGGCTTGGTCGTGCCGCACCAACAGAACCAATAGAATTCATCTCCAAGCATACTAATGATGGGAAATTCGTCTTTATTGATCAGAAGTATGGCATTGTCTAAGATTTAGTTTTTAATGTGATATATTCATGTAGTATGGATATGCGTACTTTCTTGCAGTAGTTTTAGAGTTTTGCTTTTATCATCAATTAGCACTTATGCCTTTCATTTTCCAGAGCGTCATTACTCTTAGGGTGGCTGCCACAAGAACTCCTCGGGTCAAGTATGTACGAATACTTTCATCAAGACGACATTCCTTTCCTGGCTGAAACTCACCGGGCGACATTGCAGAGTACGGAGAGTTGCAGTACCCAGGTATGTTAACCCCTCAGTGTCATAatcatgtattatgtgtatacgCATCATAACTTGCTCACAGGGCTGGCAGTACACAACATAAATTCTGGCCCCATCATGATAGAGTTAAAGCAGATATGTTATGTTGGGTTTTATGGCTAAAGTATTATATCTGCATTTACATGCCTCATGACATTAACAGTTAATATAGAACAAAATTTTGAACAATTAATTAATCTGCTCTgcatatttttgtaattttttgtcATTGGCCTGTGAAGTTAAAAGCTAAGATCCAAGTGTGACTGTAAATGTTACAGAAATATGCTGATTATGGTTTATAAAGTACATGATTATATAGGAATATGTGTTGAGAAAGAAACTGTTGATAAGAGAATATGAAACCAGATACCCATTTGCCTTGAGTGGATATTGAAGTGCAGAGAAGAGATGAAATTTTAAACAAGAATTATGAAGTTTATCCATTTCGTCATTCTTTGCATTTAAACATTTGCTTTACTtcattacttccttttcctttactgGATAAGTGGGTTTATGAAGTGAATTTGAATAGATAAGAATGCTTTGTGAAATCTAGTTAGAATAGAAACCTAGAGATAGCTGACAGCTTTGATGATCATTTTCCTCCATAGGTATACAGGTTCCGCACCAAGGAAGGGTCCTTCGTAAGATTACAGAGCTCTTGGAGGACCTTCAAGAACCCATGGACCAAAGAGATTGAGTACATCATATCAAAAAATAGTGTCGTAACGTAAGGGACTATTTTTATTGTGTTCATAGTAAAATAAGGTCTGTGAATGAACAAAATTATTTTGGCATATTTCATGACTGTTTACAGGTAAATTTCTAGATTGTGCTGGTAAAGGTAAATTTCTAGATTGTGCTGGTAAACTTTTAGATTTAATGAAGATATATGGGATTTAGATTTAATGAAGATATATGGGATTTTTATTCAACAGATCGGAAGCAGGGCTTGTTGAGAGCACCATGGCGAATGAGTCAGTGTCACAATCGTATAATAGTTTTAATGAGTTCCTGAGTTCTCCAGGTAAGTTTCCATCTATAATAAAAAAGTAGACTAATAAACAATGCACATACCTCCATTTATTAGCCTCTCTTGCATTCCTGAAGGCGATATGCTTGGCAAATATGTAGATGATGTAAAGGTTAGATGTTGTGAACAAACAATTGCCACCCAGACACAAATCACCTGCAAGATGCTTCACCTGTTGGAGGTGCAGGTTCGTCCAACAGCAGCAGCCGGTTGGTGGGTGGTGGGATCCAAGCTGGCAAGATCGGAAGACAAATTGCCGATGAAGTGTTGGACAATCAGAGACGGAATGATTCTGCTTCCAACAGCCCTGTGTCACCCTTTGAAGGCATTCTGGGCTCAGGAGCTTCAGACCGCTCATTTGCTGCACTGCTGCGCTCAGACTTGACAGCTCACAGGGTATGTCTGCCTGGGAAATTTGTCTTGAGGTTCTTATATGTTAGtcctatatatacactttttttggtATCTATACATATTGTTCCATACAGATGGCAAAAATATTCTTTGCTAGAAAGGCTTTACTGTAGAACATTTTAGGTTCACCCAtagattatttatttaaaaaatcagAGGTCAAGGGATTAAAAATCGTTTTGACAGAAAACGGTAGATATGGATAAATTTGGGGTCTTTTTGAGATACTAGATATTGTCAGtagtatttttctattgttttattggtatttataaatttcccttttttcttacaaATTTGAAGATGTATTTTGAGGTAAAATAAAAGGTACTATTACAAAGTAAATTTGAATTGGCTTTCTAGAATGTTTTAATGTCATAACAACTGTGTAAATtgtagaagagagaaaattggCCAGAACAGTGTAGCATCTTGAACTTAAGTTTCACATCCATTGATGGTAATTACCTATATCATAGaattcataaagatgataatgatatgataaagatcCTGAAGAAATGAGAAAGCGGAGTTTGATCTGACAAAGGGTTACAATATACTCAGAACAATGTGAAGAACAATCAGCTGCTGAGCAGCAACACCAGCAATAGCTCAAGTAGTGACACTAGCCGATCTACACAGACTGGTAGCAAGAGTCACCGCAATGCAGCCCAGAGCAGTGAAAGAAGAGGATCCTTCAACCACAATAACAACCATACACAGCCAGGTAAGGTGCAAGCTGCACGCTGGTGACCCGAGTGCTGGTTCATTTGTGTTCTGGAAGGaatggtttattttttatttttatttatttttttttaattgatttagTGGTATTGATGTCATGTAAGGTTTTATGAGAGAGGACTTCTCAGTTACTGCCATTTCCTCAGGTGTGAACTCTCTTCCAGTGTCTAATGAGAATGACCTCATGGACGTGGTAGGCAGCCGTGACATAGAGGCAGATGGCACGAGCGACTCAGACGAGGCGGCCATGGCGGTAATCATGAGCCTCCTGGAAGCAGATGCAGGGCTTGGGGGTCCTGTTgacttctcccacctcccttggCCTCTGCCCTGAGTGCAAAGCAAGTGACTTTTCACTTTTGTGTGACTGCTGTTCGTCTTTTGTGCAGGAACTTCCTGGACACACCAACTATTttactgtatatctctctctctttctctgtctatctatctatctatctatctatctatctatctatctatctatctatctatctattatctatctatatacatacatatatatctatatgtatatatctatatattataaatatctataaacatatatgtatatatacatgatgtatatatacataatgtatatatacataatgtatatatacataatgtatatatacatatgtatgtatacatatatatgcatatatttatacatatatatgcatatatttatacatatatatacatatatttatacatatatatgcatatatttatacatatatatgcatatatttatacatgtatatgcatatatttatacatatatatgcatatatatatacatatgtatgcatatatttatacatatatatgcatatatttatacatatatatgcatatatttatacatatatatgcatatatttatacatatatatgcatatatttatacatatatatgcatatgtttatacatatatatgcatatatttatacatatatatgcatatatttatacatatgtatgcatatatttatacatatatatgcatatatttatacatatatatgcatatatttatacatatatatgcatatatttatacatatatatgcatatatttatacatatatatgcatatatttatacatatatatgcatatatttatacatatatatgcatatatttatacatatatatgcatatatttatatatatgcatatatttatacatatatatgcatatatttatacatatatatgcatatatttatacatatatatgcatatatttatacatatatatgcatatatttatacatatatatgcatatatttatacatatatatgcatatatttatacatatatattcatatatttatacatatatatgcatatatttatacatatatatgcatatatttatacatatatacatatatatacatatatatatacatatatatacatatatatacatatatatatatatatatacatatatatatatatatatacatatatatacatatatatacatatatatacatatatatacatatatatacatatatatacatatatatacatatatatacatatatatatatatatatatatatatatatatatatatacatatatatacatatatacatatatacatatatacatatatacatatatatatatatatatatatatatatatatatacacatatatatatatatatatatatatatacatatatatacatatatatacatatatatatacatatatataaatatatacacatatatacatatatacacatatatacacatatatactcatatatacatatatacatatacatatacatatatacatatatatatatatatatatatatatatatatatatatatatatatatatatatatatatatatatatatatatatatacatatatatatacatatatatatacatatatatatacatatatatatatacatatatatacatatatatacatatatatacatatatatatatatatatatatatatatatatatatatatatatatatatatatatatacatatacatatacatatacatatacatatacatatacatatacatatacatatacatatacatatacatatacatatacatatacatatacatatacatatacatatatatatatatatatatatatatatatatatatatatatatatatatatatatatatatatatatatatatatatatatatatatatatatatatatatatacatacatatatatatatatatacatatatatatatatatatatatatatatatatatatatatatatatatatatatatatatacatatacatacatatgtatagatatgtatatatatatatatatatatatatatatatatatatatatacatatacatatacatatatatatatatatatatatatatatatatatatatatatatatatatatatatatatgtatacatatgtatacatgcgtacatacatacatgcatatataaatatgtatgcacatctaaatcaatatatctatctgtttatctgtttacctatctatctatatttatctgtatgttcgtgtatatatatgtatacatatgtatacatgcgtacatacatacatgcatatataaatatgtatgcacatctaaatcaatatatctatctgtttatttgtttacctatctttctatatgtatgaatttatgataggtatgatatgatgtatgaaatatatgatatatgatatatgatatatgatgaaaatatatatatatatatatatatatatatatatatatatatatatatatatatatatatacatatatatataatatatatataagtatataaaaatatatataagaatatataatatgtaaatatatatcagaatataggaataaatatatatatatatatatatatatatatatatatatatatatatttgtatatatatatttgtatatatatatatatatatatatatatatatatataaatatataaatatataaatatatatatgtatatatatatatatatatatatttatttatatatatttgactatgtatatatatgaatatatatgtatatatatgtatatatatatatatatatatatatatatatatatatatatatatatatatatatatatatatatatatatatatgtaatgtttatatgtacatatattgtgtgtatgtgtgtttgtgtataaatatgtatatacaggtatatatatatgtatatatatatatatatatatatatatatatatgtatatatatatatatatatatatatttatatatatatatatatatgtatatatatatttatatatatgtatatatatgtatatttatatatatgtatatatatatgtatatatatatgtatatttatatatttgtatatatatatatatatgtatctatatatatgtatatatatatgcatatatatttatatgtaagtatatatatgtatatctatatatatgtaggtatatctatctatctatatatgtatatatgtatgtatatatatgtatatatacatatataatgtatatatgtatatgtatatatatatgtatatatatgtatatatatatgtatatatatatgtatatatatatgtatatatatatgtatatttatatatatgtatatatatatctgcatatatatgtatatttatatatatgcatatatatatgtatctatatatgtatatatgtatgtgtttatatatatatatatatatatatatatatatatatatatatatatatatatatatatatatatatatatatatatatatatatatatatatatatatatatatatatatatatatatatatatatatatatatatatatgaagatatttttatatatatatatgtatgtataaatatctatgtatatattatgtatatatatatatgtatatttatatgtgtatatatatgtttatgtatatatatgtgtatagatatatgtttatgtatatatatgtttatgtatatatatgtgtatatatatatatatatatatatatatatatatatatatatatatatataatttttatatatatatatatgtatgtatctatctatctatctatctatatatttatatatatatatatatatatatatatgtgtatatatatatatatatatatatatatatatatatatatatatatatatatatatatatatgtgtgtgtgtgtgtatatatatatatatatatatatatatctatatatatatatatatatatatatttatatatatatatgtgtatatattaatgatgtatatatgtatattcatatatatattatgtatgtatttttatgtatgtatatttatatcttcatatttatatgtataaataggtatatcTAATATTTGTCCCAACTCACCTAACCTGGCAGATTGCATTAGAGGTTTCATTCTCCTTGTGATATAATGCAGGTTTGTGTGAAGCAGCCCTATATGAATTTGTCAATTTTTAGAAGACTTTGTCCCATATGACTTTAGGATGTTGGCACTGCCCGTGGGCCAACATGATTCCTAATGCTGCGATTTTCTAAAGACCAGTTCAGTGCATTATCTCAAGAAGTATCTttaggaataaggagaaaaagatactGTTATGTCCTGCCATGACCACTCAGTGTTGTTGTTAGATGAAGAGTTTTATGCATTCTATCCGTTTGTTTTTGACACCATATGTTATACTATAGAGGGATAGCGCCACAAGGTTTATTAGGGGTTAGAGGGAGCCtaatggaagaagaaaacaggGAGGCTTCAAAAAATagtaaagtagaaagaaaaatttTGAACATATAATATTTTGGCTTTTATACCTTAGTATCTCTGCTTGGGAGAGTAATTTCCATGATGCCTAAGTCCAAATGTTGTGGCTTATCATGTCAAAACTGCCCATCTAAGAATAATTCTATTTGTGATCgtgtcatttttattgatatttgaaTGTAATgagaatttataatatatatgttttaagagAAGGGTATTTAAGGCTTGTTCTAAAAGGCCTACATATAGTTAGCCAGTGATTTACCTGAAAAAAAGCTCCTATGATGATAGTCTTCACAAATACCCTTCAGATATGAAGGATTAcactatgattactgttattatagtgATATTTAGACAAGTAAAGATGTCATGACATTTTTAGCAATGTCCAACCAATTTGGAAATCAATATGAATGTGGCATCTCTGCTCAGCCAGAACAACTGCTGGCCTTTTCCTTAGGTTTTGGAATTGAGAGTCCATGTTTATCATGTGTACTGCAATGTGTGGGATAGGAGATTGTCAGTTGCGCACTACTGTTTCTTTCTCCAATGACTTTCATTACTTaactatcatatatacatatttatatatgtcctaAAGTATATTGTTATAAAATATAGATCAActaacagtttatatatatacataacgtgtTGTGTATCAGATGCGAGTCTGGGTGAAGGAGCAGCTTGGTGAGTGTGATTCATCGTAGACTTACTTTCTTACTCACACAGCAGAAGCAGCCAAGTTGACTCTACTCTGGTCACTCATAGTTCATCATGATGCAGACCTTTTAAGAAAGAGAACTGTGTAGACAGCATTGTTCTGACCCATATTTTTGTATTAGACCTTCCTACGAGATATTTTTTAGGAATTGTGCCTCATTCTTATGTAGGAATGTTGAAATATTGAAGACCTGGTTTTACATAAACTTGCCTAAATGAAGCATTTATAGTACAACTAACTGCTCGCCACATGGAAGTGCGTTGCAGCCATGGCATAAAATGCATTATACTGAAGAGAAGAAGTCAAGCCACATGGCTTTGTTATAAGCTTCTTTCACTGTTTTACTTGCCAGACACATGATTTTTACAATAAGGGTTACAACACGGGGTAATCACATGTTAAAGGTGGTTTATGTATTTTAAGGGCATTTCTGTAGTGTTTATTAGCCCTGGGAATTTATACTTTGAAACAAAATGCAGGGTAATGACATCCCAGATGGTGAATAGTCACTTCTGTCTTGCTTTGAAGTTAGATCTAAATGCCAAGTCTTTTGGATTCTCTGAATAGTCTGCCAGTTAATCTT from Penaeus vannamei isolate JL-2024 chromosome 26, ASM4276789v1, whole genome shotgun sequence harbors:
- the cyc gene encoding protein cycle isoform X7, with translation MFDLGNYDFPEYRSECNSMASFSSGTGSKKRRGSFISDSNDDDGDSLKIPRTAGDWNKRSPNRQNHSEIEKRRRDKMNTYIMELSSIIPVCTSRKLDKLTVLRMAVQHMKMLRGSLNSYTEGHYKPAFLSDDELKNLILQAADGFLFVVGCDRGRILYVSESVYQTLHYTQSELLGTSWFDILHPKDLTKVKEQLSCSDISRRERLVDAKTLLPVKTDVPQGLTRLCPGSRRAFFCRMRCKSAPVMKEEADSSTGCQKKKSKSQNSDKKYSVIHFTGYLKSWAPTKDPLEEDSESDSDSCNLSCLVAVGRVHPPLLASSTRETSRLGRAAPTEPIEFISKHTNDGKFVFIDQKASLLLGWLPQELLGSSMYEYFHQDDIPFLAETHRATLQSTESCSTQVYRFRTKEGSFVRLQSSWRTFKNPWTKEIEYIISKNSVVTSEAGLVESTMANESVSQSYNSFNEFLSSPGSSNSSSRLVGGGIQAGKIGRQIADEVLDNQRRNDSASNSPVSPFEGILGSGASDRSFAALLRSDLTAHRNNVKNNQLLSSNTSNSSSSDTSRSTQTGSKSHRNAAQSSERRGSFNHNNNHTQPGVNSLPVSNENDLMDVVGSRDIEADGTSDSDEAAMAVIMSLLEADAGLGGPVDFSHLPWPLP
- the cyc gene encoding protein cycle isoform X3, whose amino-acid sequence is MFDLGNYDFPEYRSECNSMASFSSGTGSKKRRGSFISDSNDDDGDSLKIPRTAGDWNKRQNHSEIEKRRRDKMNTYIMELSSIIPVCTSRKLDKLTVLRMAVQHMKMLRGSLNSYTEGHYKPAFLSDDELKNLILQAADGFLFVVGCDRGRILYVSESVYQTLHYTQSELLGTSWFDILHPKDLTKVKEQLSCSDISRRERLVDAKTLLPVKTDVPQGLTRLCPGSRRAFFCRMRCKSAPVMKEEADSSTGCQKKKSKSQNSDKKYSVIHFTGYLKSWAPTKDPLEEDSESDSDSCNLSCLVAVGRVHPPLLASSTRETSRLGRAAPTEPIEFISKHTNDGKFVFIDQKASLLLGWLPQELLGSSMYEYFHQDDIPFLAETHRATLQSTESCSTQVYRFRTKEGSFVRLQSSWRTFKNPWTKEIEYIISKNSVVTSEAGLVESTMANESVSQSYNSFNEFLSSPDTNHLQDASPVGGAGSSNSSSRLVGGGIQAGKIGRQIADEVLDNQRRNDSASNSPVSPFEGILGSGASDRSFAALLRSDLTAHRNNVKNNQLLSSNTSNSSSSDTSRSTQTGSKSHRNAAQSSERRGSFNHNNNHTQPGVNSLPVSNENDLMDVVGSRDIEADGTSDSDEAAMAVIMSLLEADAGLGGPVDFSHLPWPLP